ACATGTCATAGGCGGAGAGCCTTTAAGGCATTCGGTAATGTTGTAATCTGTTTTAGTGACATGGGTTAGTTAGGAGTACTTAATTGGATAAGTTAAAATGTCGCATTGCGACACATATATAAGGCTGCGTATATCTAACCCTTTAAAACCCGCCATAGGTACTAGGTAAGACCCTTAAGACACTGAGGTGATGTTAGTCTTAAAAAGAAGAATTTTCCCTTGAATATTCAGAACAATCCGTGTCTGTCAAATGTGAGCAGAATTTGAATGTCGACGTTACATGTATATATTTTTGAGTATCTCTCCTTATTTCAATGATATTTTCGGGGATAAGCTGCAGTGGCCCAGCTTCTAGTGTATCTTTCCTTATTTCATTAGAGATTTGCTGTGTGAGTATCATTTATGCCTCATGGGTGACCCTAATCATGTTGTTACTTCCGTCTCTAGGAATGTAAATCTTGTACTTGAGAGGCAGTTCCTATTCACAGAAGAACATGGCTCTGGGAAAGTATGCCCGTATTGACGGCCACAACTCTTCACGCTATTGTGTGACCATAGTCATTGTGGTGTTTATTTCCACTTGCTTTTTAGGGGCTTGGATGGCAATGTCAACATCCATTGGCCCTCTTGGCTTGGGGGTACACTTACAGCAATTCATGGGCGGGATGCCCAAAAAAGTGAATTTGAATGACACCGACTTGCATGAAGATGCTCTGAAGGTGAATGATAGCCAGAGTGTAGTGCAGGATGACAGCAACCTTATTATGCAGGAAAATGTAGAGGTCACCCCAACGGAGCCTCAAAGTTTAGATGTAGCTCAGAATGACGAAATTGTCCCAACTGTGGTAGAGGAATCTTTTTCTTTGAATGTTGAAGACAACAAGGGACCTGAAGAGAAAAACAGCGGACCACCAGACGAGGCAGATACAAGTAATCAAGAGGTACCTACCGAGCAGTATGTGGATAGCGCCGTCCAACCCCATGATAGTGATAGTCAAACTGGACCAAATAAGGAAACTAGGGAATACCCGGAAATTATACCTTCTGCTTGGATTAATGCAAAGAAGATGCAGGATAAAATGGTCAATCAGACTGAGAAGCCTATTAAAGAGCAAAGTGAAATTTTGAGACGGGAACCCACCAATGTGCCATCAGGACTTGTGTCCGGTGATGAAAAAGAGATGTCGAATGAAACATCTTCTCAAGTTTCATCAAACCGCTGGAAAGTGTGTAATGTCACTGCTGGGCCTGATTATATTCCATGCCTTGACAATATTCAAGCTATCAAAAAGCTGCAGACCACGAGACACTATGAGCATAGAGAAAGACACTGCCCTGACGAAGCTCCCGTCTGCTTGGTTCCTTTACCTGCAGGGTATAAAACCCCAATTAAATGGCCTAAAAGCAGGGACATGGTATGTTAATGCTGTTTATGAGGAACTGAATACAGGTTGAGAATTTGAGATAAACCGACTATGATATGTGGTTCTGACAAAATTCTATGGTGCATTATGTAGATATGGTTCTCGAATGTGCCTCATACTAGGCTTGTTGAGTATAAGGGAGCACAAAACTGGGTGAAGGTTTATGATCGATATCTTACTTTCCCTGGTGGTGGGACTCAATTCACGTTTGGTGCCTTACACTACATTGATTATCTTGAAAAGGTAGTATTCTTATTTGCATTTAAGTTGACCATTTTTGTCATGCCGCTAACTCCCGGGTTACCAGATTCACTTAACCTTAAAAGTTGAGTTGTGCTAACAATTGAGACCTTTTTACTGTATATATTTATATGTACATTCTGTACTAAGATAATTTGCTCCTGAATAATTCCAGTCTGTTCCGGATATTGCTTGGGGGAAGCAAAGTCGTGTTGTTTTGGACGTTGGATGTGGTGTGGCTAGTTTTGGGGGTTATCTTTTTGAGAGAGACGTGCTCACTATGTCGTTAGCTCCAAAGGATGAGCATGAAGCCCAAGTACAATTCGCTCTTGAAAGGGGAATTCCCGCTATATCAGCTGTCATGGGAACAACCAGATTGCCATTCCCTTCAATGGTCTTTGATATCGTCCATTGTGCTCGTTGCCGGGTTCCTTGGCATGTGGAAGGTATTTCTGTGCAAATGAACATGATCCATTTCATTTATAATTAGTGCATTCATAAGTTTGATTGGATTAATTATAGGCGGTAAACTCCTGCTGGAGCTGAATCGACTCTTGCGACCTGGAGGATACTTTATTTGGTCTGCTACTCCAGTTTACAGAAAAGATTCTACCAATGTTGGCATCTGGAAAGGTGTGTTCTTTTCTAGGAAATTTCACTTTGGTGCTTGAAGTTTCGACTAATTTCACTTTGATGACCCTGAGTTTTGAAGAATTTCTCCCCTTGATGATCGTAGATTCGTAGGTATAACATAGTCAAATTTTATCTATTATTGCTTTGCTGCAATTACAGTTGATTAATGTGCGAAAATCAAAATTAGAAGTGAATACTAAAGGTGAATTTTCATATAGTTTTGCAAAAGCTACTGTTTAACGCTTAAAAATGTTATGCATGCAGAAATGTCCGAGCTTATGAAATCTATATGCTGGGAACTTGTAAAGGTAGAAAGGGATTCAGTTAACAGAAAAGCTGCAGCGATATTTAGAAAGCCTGTCACTAATAATTGCTACGACGAAAGACAGAAGAATGATCCTCCATTTTGTGAAGAATCTGATGACCCAAGTaaagcatggtaaatttcgcgCAGGCTttgattatgctttccaccttCTGCTTTATTTATAGTGAAGTAATTGAAATATGAAAAACTGTGCTGGTTAATCCTCCGTTGCTCAAATTTATTTGACCATCGTGAATTCCGAGTTTTTAGATAGTTTGAACAATTTGTAGCTGGGAGAGAAATGGGATGCCTAAACCGGAAAAAGGCTTAGTTATACTCTGTAGTTGCTTATCTGAAATGTGAACTTCATATGCCTTCTCTCTAGGGAGAAATAAGCCAATGAAGTTAAAAATAACTGTGGCCCATGTGTGTTG
This sequence is a window from Silene latifolia isolate original U9 population chromosome 8, ASM4854445v1, whole genome shotgun sequence. Protein-coding genes within it:
- the LOC141596350 gene encoding putative methyltransferase PMT24; its protein translation is MALGKYARIDGHNSSRYCVTIVIVVFISTCFLGAWMAMSTSIGPLGLGVHLQQFMGGMPKKVNLNDTDLHEDALKVNDSQSVVQDDSNLIMQENVEVTPTEPQSLDVAQNDEIVPTVVEESFSLNVEDNKGPEEKNSGPPDEADTSNQEVPTEQYVDSAVQPHDSDSQTGPNKETREYPEIIPSAWINAKKMQDKMVNQTEKPIKEQSEILRREPTNVPSGLVSGDEKEMSNETSSQVSSNRWKVCNVTAGPDYIPCLDNIQAIKKLQTTRHYEHRERHCPDEAPVCLVPLPAGYKTPIKWPKSRDMIWFSNVPHTRLVEYKGAQNWVKVYDRYLTFPGGGTQFTFGALHYIDYLEKSVPDIAWGKQSRVVLDVGCGVASFGGYLFERDVLTMSLAPKDEHEAQVQFALERGIPAISAVMGTTRLPFPSMVFDIVHCARCRVPWHVEGGKLLLELNRLLRPGGYFIWSATPVYRKDSTNVGIWKEMSELMKSICWELVKVERDSVNRKAAAIFRKPVTNNCYDERQKNDPPFCEESDDPSKAWYTPLQACIHKVPTNPSERGSQWPPLWPSRLNKTPYWMKSYESYGDFNDDYDHWKQVVTTTYLNGSGIDWSSVRNVMDMRASYGGFAAALKDLKVWVMNVVPVNSSDTLPIIYERGLFGMYHDWCESFSTYPRSYDLLHANHLFSDLRKRCSLVAVMAEVDRILRPGGWLIVRDDAKTVSEVENMANSLHWNIKFTHSNDKEEVFSVEKTMWRPTEVETIASAIG